Proteins encoded together in one Microbacterium sp. zg-Y625 window:
- a CDS encoding alpha/beta fold hydrolase, which translates to MGYITVGNENSAPIELYYEDQGAGQPVVLIHGYPLDGHSWERQTRELLAQGYRVITYDRRGFGQSSKVNAGYDYDTFAADLNTVLETLELQDVVLVGFSMGTGELARYVGRYGHDRVAKLAFLASLQPFLVQRDDNPEGVPQGVFDGIEAAAKGDRFAWFTDFYKNFYNLDENLGSRISEQAVAGSWNVAAGSAPVAAYAVVSSWIEDFRGDVEAVRAVGKPTLILHGTKDNILPIDATARRFHQAVPAADYVEVEGAPHGLLWTHADEVNRALTVFLAK; encoded by the coding sequence ATGGGCTACATCACCGTCGGAAACGAGAACAGCGCACCGATCGAGCTGTACTACGAAGACCAGGGGGCCGGCCAGCCCGTCGTCCTCATCCACGGGTACCCGCTCGACGGGCACAGCTGGGAGCGTCAGACCCGGGAACTGCTCGCCCAGGGATACCGGGTCATCACGTACGATCGCCGGGGTTTCGGCCAGTCATCAAAGGTGAACGCGGGCTACGACTACGACACCTTCGCGGCCGACCTCAACACGGTGCTCGAGACTCTCGAGCTGCAGGATGTCGTTCTGGTCGGATTCTCGATGGGCACCGGCGAGCTCGCCCGCTACGTGGGCCGCTACGGACACGATCGCGTCGCCAAGCTCGCTTTCCTCGCTTCGCTCCAGCCCTTCCTCGTGCAGCGCGACGACAACCCCGAAGGCGTTCCTCAGGGGGTGTTCGACGGTATCGAGGCCGCTGCCAAGGGCGACCGCTTCGCCTGGTTCACCGACTTCTACAAGAACTTCTACAACCTCGACGAGAACCTCGGATCCCGCATCAGCGAGCAGGCCGTGGCCGGCAGCTGGAACGTCGCGGCGGGCAGCGCACCCGTCGCCGCCTACGCGGTCGTCTCGTCCTGGATCGAGGACTTCCGCGGGGACGTGGAGGCGGTACGAGCGGTGGGGAAGCCCACGCTCATCCTGCACGGCACCAAGGACAACATCCTCCCGATCGATGCGACCGCCCGCCGCTTCCACCAAGCAGTGCCGGCCGCCGACTACGTCGAGGTGGAAGGCGCCCCGCATGGACTGCTCTGGACGCACGCCGACGAGGTCAACCGCGCGCTGACCGTCTTCCTCGCGAAGTGA